In Paenibacillus sp. JQZ6Y-1, the following proteins share a genomic window:
- a CDS encoding MBL fold metallo-hydrolase, with the protein MQLPEITYGEHQIIQVKIAMSYPLRWVNSYLVGGPDGWSVIDPGPRTPDNEQAWQDVLKQLEIPWSALQSVVLTHHHPDHYGLSGWFQQQTGIPVWLSQRALAEAVRSWGLDSTAAHDLVGQFARHGMPNEITSQLPEHLHSFIPQVTPQPQVSIIVPGQPLQMGGRTWETIETSGHAAGHISFYEPEQKIIFCGDAVLPQISPNISLIPGSDPHPLHLYLEGLRQLGKYEVAQAYPGHRRPFTAFQERTIKLLEHHSERLDKMEHMLRQHPSSAYDICVGLFNSTLSLHQLRFAMSETLAHLNELERCGRIRHEEQNGHILYSVIS; encoded by the coding sequence ATGCAATTGCCGGAAATTACATATGGGGAACATCAGATTATTCAGGTCAAAATAGCGATGTCCTATCCGCTGCGCTGGGTGAACAGCTATCTGGTGGGCGGACCGGACGGATGGAGTGTGATCGACCCCGGACCACGTACACCTGATAATGAGCAGGCTTGGCAGGATGTGTTGAAGCAGCTGGAGATTCCGTGGTCGGCGCTGCAATCCGTTGTGCTAACCCATCATCATCCCGATCATTACGGTTTGTCGGGTTGGTTTCAGCAGCAGACGGGTATTCCGGTATGGCTATCGCAGCGAGCGCTGGCGGAAGCGGTTCGCTCTTGGGGGCTGGATAGTACAGCGGCGCATGATTTGGTCGGGCAATTTGCTCGTCATGGTATGCCAAATGAGATTACCTCGCAGCTGCCGGAGCATCTACATAGCTTTATCCCGCAGGTGACGCCGCAGCCGCAGGTGTCGATCATTGTACCCGGACAACCGCTACAAATGGGCGGACGTACATGGGAAACGATTGAAACGTCGGGTCATGCGGCGGGGCATATTTCCTTTTACGAGCCAGAGCAGAAAATTATCTTTTGCGGCGATGCTGTCCTGCCGCAAATTTCGCCCAATATTAGCCTTATTCCGGGCAGTGATCCACATCCGCTGCATTTGTATTTGGAGGGACTGCGTCAGCTAGGCAAATATGAAGTAGCGCAGGCTTACCCCGGTCATCGGCGTCCATTTACTGCTTTTCAGGAGCGTACGATTAAGCTGCTGGAGCATCATAGTGAGCGGTTAGACAAAATGGAGCATATGCTGCGTCAGCATCCATCTAGCGCATACGACATTTGCGTCGGTTTGTTCAATAGCACATTATCCTTGCATCAGCTACGGTTCGCCATGTCAGAAACGCTAGCACATTTGAACGAATTAGAGCGCTGCGGCAGAATCCGGCATGAGGAGCAGAACGGTCATATCCTATACTCCGTTATCTCTTGA
- the fba gene encoding class II fructose-1,6-bisphosphate aldolase, producing the protein MTLVSMKEMLQQAKQEQYAVGQFNVNGLSWVHGILDAAQAEQAPVIVAASDRLIDFLGGYRTIATLVRVLVEEKGITVPVALHLDHGKTVEGCLRAIDAGFTSVMFDGSHGPIDLNIQQTRQVVEYAAPYGVSVEAEVGTVGGMEDGLIGGIQYADLHECVRIVNETGIDALAAALGSVHGKYIGEPKLGFTEMEAISKAIGIPLVLHGASGIPLHQLTRAIQLGHAKVNINTESVTAWSLQLRRTLEQDPDTTEPRTILTPARQAIEDSVRAKIREFRSTGKAATVSTQLAE; encoded by the coding sequence ATGACTCTGGTATCCATGAAAGAAATGCTGCAACAGGCGAAGCAGGAACAGTATGCGGTTGGACAGTTTAATGTGAATGGACTGTCGTGGGTACACGGTATTCTAGATGCGGCACAGGCGGAGCAGGCGCCGGTGATCGTTGCCGCTTCCGACCGACTGATTGATTTTCTAGGCGGGTATCGTACCATTGCCACACTCGTTCGCGTGCTGGTCGAAGAAAAGGGCATTACCGTGCCGGTTGCGCTGCATCTGGATCACGGCAAAACCGTGGAGGGGTGTCTGCGAGCGATTGATGCTGGGTTTACCTCTGTCATGTTTGACGGCTCACACGGTCCAATCGACCTCAATATTCAGCAGACCCGTCAGGTTGTCGAATATGCTGCACCATATGGCGTATCCGTTGAAGCCGAAGTCGGCACCGTTGGAGGAATGGAGGACGGTCTAATCGGCGGTATCCAGTATGCTGATCTACACGAGTGCGTACGTATCGTAAACGAAACGGGCATTGATGCACTTGCCGCTGCACTCGGCTCCGTGCATGGCAAATACATTGGCGAGCCCAAGCTAGGCTTTACCGAAATGGAAGCCATCTCAAAAGCTATCGGCATCCCGCTTGTGCTGCATGGCGCATCCGGTATTCCACTGCACCAGTTGACCCGCGCTATCCAACTCGGTCACGCCAAAGTCAACATTAACACCGAAAGCGTCACCGCCTGGTCACTCCAGCTGCGACGCACATTGGAACAAGATCCCGACACAACCGAACCGCGCACCATCCTCACCCCCGCCCGCCAAGCGATCGAGGATAGCGTCCGCGCCAAAATTCGCGAGTTCCGTTCCACCGGCAAAGCAGCCACCGTCTCCACCCAACTCGCAGAGTAA
- a CDS encoding DeoR/GlpR family DNA-binding transcription regulator, translated as MIKTQRINQIKEYVFEHESVSLEELVDHFGVSKNTIRRDIRPLVDSGILKKVYGGVSVNHSTLVVFHERKDQNLTKKQEIGRLAARYVEDGDVIFVDSGTTTLELLPYIQDRQLTVVTNNFDFIHGAKGYPNLTIFSTGGMFERKTDSFVGFQSVELLGKYNINKAFVASTGISIVNGVTNSSPMETDLKSTVVKKSSNVLLMIDDSKFDKYALTTYCALSEIDYLITNSVPGDEYVQYAGQHGIEIVTP; from the coding sequence ATGATCAAAACGCAACGTATCAATCAGATCAAGGAATATGTATTTGAACACGAATCGGTCTCACTCGAAGAACTGGTCGACCATTTTGGTGTCTCCAAAAATACGATCCGCCGTGATATTCGCCCGCTGGTAGACTCCGGTATTTTGAAGAAGGTATATGGCGGGGTATCGGTCAATCATTCGACCCTTGTCGTCTTTCACGAACGCAAAGATCAGAATCTAACCAAAAAGCAGGAAATCGGACGGCTCGCTGCGCGGTATGTGGAAGATGGAGATGTGATCTTTGTCGATTCTGGTACGACGACGCTGGAGCTGTTACCGTATATTCAGGATCGCCAATTGACAGTGGTGACGAACAACTTCGATTTTATTCATGGAGCCAAAGGGTATCCGAATCTGACGATCTTCTCGACAGGCGGTATGTTTGAGCGCAAAACGGACTCATTTGTTGGCTTTCAGAGCGTGGAGTTGCTGGGCAAATACAATATTAACAAGGCATTCGTCGCTTCAACTGGCATCTCGATTGTGAATGGGGTGACCAATTCATCGCCTATGGAGACGGATTTGAAAAGCACGGTGGTGAAGAAAAGCTCGAATGTGCTGTTGATGATTGATGATAGTAAGTTTGATAAGTATGCGCTGACGACGTATTGTGCGCTGAGTGAGATTGATTATTTGATCACGAATAGTGTGCCTGGGGATGAGTATGTGCAGTATGCGGGGCAGCATGGTATCGAAATTGTAACGCCTTGA
- a CDS encoding sugar phosphate isomerase/epimerase family protein, whose protein sequence is MKLAYDPTHFRDSHSLEATIFKVADMGYEYIELSPREDFLPFYKYPRVDKYKIKQLKKWLSEAGLKLSSILPMQHWAGPDEDRRQAAVRNWKRAIEIAVELDVDLVNSEFTGSKYEAQASEEKFIKSMDELIPVFEKEKVRLNLQAHPYDFIETNTGALDMIRALDRDWIKLVYSVAHTFFYDDGIGDIAKMLDDAGDLLDHVLFADTFNHKAAYGLRYIVNPPDAQVTVHQHLNIGEGDVDFDTLFRKLREMKFDGIATNSVFAYSDRAEESSAIMLKKMKEGLGLM, encoded by the coding sequence ATGAAACTTGCTTATGATCCGACCCATTTCCGTGATTCGCATTCACTGGAGGCGACGATTTTTAAAGTAGCCGATATGGGCTATGAATACATTGAGCTGTCGCCGCGCGAAGATTTCTTACCATTTTATAAATATCCGCGTGTGGATAAATACAAGATCAAGCAGCTGAAAAAGTGGCTTAGTGAAGCGGGCTTGAAGCTATCGTCCATTTTGCCGATGCAGCACTGGGCAGGACCGGATGAGGATCGGCGACAAGCTGCCGTCCGTAACTGGAAACGCGCGATTGAGATTGCCGTAGAGCTGGATGTTGATCTGGTGAATAGCGAATTTACTGGCTCCAAATACGAAGCGCAAGCATCCGAAGAGAAGTTTATCAAATCCATGGACGAGCTGATTCCAGTATTTGAAAAGGAAAAGGTACGTCTAAATCTACAGGCGCATCCATACGACTTTATCGAAACGAATACCGGTGCGCTCGATATGATCCGTGCGCTGGATCGTGATTGGATCAAGCTAGTATATTCCGTCGCGCATACGTTCTTTTACGATGATGGAATCGGCGATATTGCCAAAATGCTCGACGATGCCGGTGATCTGCTGGATCATGTTCTATTCGCAGATACATTTAACCACAAAGCTGCTTACGGATTGCGTTATATCGTGAATCCACCGGATGCGCAGGTAACCGTGCATCAGCATTTGAATATCGGTGAAGGCGATGTCGATTTTGACACCTTGTTCCGCAAGCTACGTGAGATGAAATTTGACGGCATTGCGACCAATTCTGTGTTTGCCTATAGCGATCGCGCTGAAGAATCAAGTGCCATTATGCTGAAAAAGATGAAGGAAGGGCTTGGTCTGATGTAA